ATTCAAAAGCACAAAATAAATTTAGCGACAAGGCGGTTCACACCATTGTCTAAGAGAAATGCCACAGGTTTGCTGCAAGTCAGAATCTCAATAAGAATACAACCAATTAATACTGTGATTCAAGGCCTTGCGATCTTAACCTCCATGTATAGAGCTTATACGAGTTATTGCAGCTTGGCAATTCTGATCAAAGAAGAGCGATTGACTTAACTGTCTCAGCGAAACACCTATCCAAAGAAAGCCTCATATAacaatttaaaattaaatttcAATTACTTTATTGGACAAAATGTGCTTAAAACATTTTCTCATGGAGGTCCAGGCCAGCTTGCAAAGTTGCAGTTGAACAAAATTAAAATTAGAAAACAAGGTGCATGTTCATACACTTGAATGCAGTTGAAGAACAAAAAATTAGAAATGTTCCATGCAAGCCAAACAAACATATTTACATTTACAAAATGTTGGATCTTCCAAAAAACTAGGTTAACGAATTGTAAAATTTTCTGGTCATCCTTTGTTCAGTTATCCTGGTTTTATTTCAAATAGACCTATATAACTTCCTGACACATAATTCATACACACAAGTTGACTCAAGTTTTTCTTTCATTTATTTTCGAAACTAGGCCAGCTATTCTTGACCAGATATGCTGATAAGCTGACTAATTTGCAATCTGACTCATGAGAGTAAATGATAGCACAAATAAATGAATAATTATAGGGCAAAACGATCAATCAACAAAACGTACACTACCTGACACATAATTCATACACACAAGTTGACTCAAGTTTTTCTTTCATTTATTTTCGAAACTAGGCCAGCTATTCTTGACCAGATATGCTGATAAGCTGACTAATTTGCAATCTGACTCATGAGAGTAAATGATAGCACAAATAAATGAATAATTATAGGGCAAAACGATCAATCAACAAAGCGTACACTACCTATCTTTCTAGCTTCTATAACTAATGGAATAAttgttagaggagtcaagggcctaTTGGGCCTTATCCCATTAGGGTTACttagtcgcttgcttaggggtcaagtaaacctctctatataaggagaggagatgtatcaatctaataaagcaagagattagaaggaaatccCTTCCCTCTTGCCGGCTATGGGCGAAGCCCCACGGCCGGCGTTCCCTGCGccccccaaccctagccgccgctctcCCGCCCTCGCAGCCGCCATCTCGTGAACAGTACCCgcgtggtactgtagcaccgcgGTACTGTAGCACGATAGCAATCGCTCCCTCACGATCTCAATCCCAACAACAGCCATAACAATCTGGTATCAGCTATGCCAGACGACGACAAGTctgagccaccgccgccaccgccaaccATGGAGGGTCTGGCCGCCCTGATGACCAAGCTGCTGAGCAGCATGGGCGACGTGGAGGCGCGCATCACCTCTATGGAGTCGCGCCTTCAACCGCCACCGACGTCGACCCCTGCGGCGTCCATGCCCTATGGGATGCCAGGGTACGGATCTACAACCCTGGCGAGTTCTTcatcgacggccgccgccacgctgtCCACGGCACCACCAACGTCTTCGCCGACATCCAACGCGCCCTTCTCCTACGGGATGCCGGGGTATGGATCTACTTCGCTGGGGAGCCCTTCCTtcacggccgccgccaccatggccacGGCCGCCTTCCCGTCGTTCACCGCCCCCAGCCCCGTGCTAGGTTCCGCTGCAGATGTGCGACTCCCAAAGGCAAGAGCGTCTCCTGCAGCGATTGTTCCATCATTCACCAAAGATCTGTGCGCCGACACAAGGGTTACAATAGTCCAGATACAAGCCGCTCTCCAGGAGATGATACAACTTGAGCGAAAGAGAGAGGCGGTCGTGCACCTACAAGTGGCAACGCGCAAGTTCTTGGCGCGACGGCTCGTCCGCGTGATGCGCAAGGAGCAACAGGACCAAGCGGCTTCATTCATCCaggcggcggtgcggctgcAGGCGGCCTCCTAGCGCGGCGACGGCTGCAGAAGATGCGCTTGGAGATGCAAGAGGCGGCTTTGACAGCGATCGACCTCTGCAAATGGGGGCGCGACCTTGTCCCGTCGGAAGGCCACCAGCGCTTGCGCCAACTCGCCGCTGTCTTCAAGCGCGCGCTGGGTAGCGAACTCCAATTATACAGCAGCGATAGGGGAGGCGCTTTCCTCCTTGTCAACGGTGGAGGCACATCACCTAGCGCCATCACGTTCCGTCACCGGCCGCCACGAGGACGTCTCCGCTGGTCGCTGTTGCGACTAATTTCCGGTGGTAATACCTATCCTCCCCTCTCGTTCCGATGGTCTCCATGGGATCTAGGCGGCGACATACGTGCAGATCCAGCACGCGGAGGGTGTCCGCCGTATCTTCAGGTGTCGTCAAAAATAAAGAGTCGCAGTCTATTTAAAATAAGCCGAGATGTAAAAGGCTTGTTCTTAGGAGTTCGGTTTGCGTCTAGTGGAGTCATTGTTAGCGTCATCGTTAGATTGCAGCTTGAGGACAAGCTGCATGTCCAGGTGGGGTGTAGTAttagaggagtcaagggcctattgggccttagcccattagggttacttagtcgcttgcttaggggtcaagtaaacctctctatataaggagaggagatgtatcaatctaatcaaggaagagattagaaggaaatcccttctctcttgccggccgtgggcgaagccccgcggccggcgtcccaaacgcccccaaccctagccgccgctccCTCACCTCGCAGACGCCATCGCGTAAACAGTACCCGCGGGCACTGTAGCACCGCGGTACTGTAGCTCGCCCATCGCTGctgccctccctctctcacgaTCTCAATGCCAACAACGTCCATAACAATAATGTTCAGAATCGTAGCAAATTTTGCAGATTTTATAGACTAAGGGCAAACCCTTATGGAAGTCTGGAACAAACCAGCTCCCAACAGCTGGTACATAAAGTCAGCCATATGAGTCGTGACAGATAAGAACTCCTAAAACATCAACATcggcacaacaacaacaacaacatagccttttgtcccaagcaaattggggtaggctagagatgaaacccaaaagacacaaaggtcatggttcaatcacgttgatagctagtctccaagcgctcctatccaaagctaactCCTCAAAGATATcccaatctttaaggtctctcttaaccgactcgtcccaagtcagtttaggccTACCTCTACcccctctttaccttatcaacacgctttagcaccccactacgcaccggcacctccggaggcctccgttggacatgtccaaaccatctcaaccgatgttgagtaagtttctcctcaattggtgccacccctaccctttcccgaatagcttcgttccggactctatccctccttgtgtgcccgcaaaaccaccgtaacatccgcatctctgctacactcagttgctggacatgtcgcctttttgtaggccaacattcagcaccatataacattgccgggcgaatcgctgtcctatagaacttaccttttagcttttgtggcaccctcctgtcacagaggataccagaagcttgacgccatttcaaTCAGCCAGCTaagattctatgcctaacatcttcatcaatgtcgccatccttttgtaacatcgaacctaaataccgaaaagtgtccttatgggccaccacttgaccatcgagactaacgtcaccaccctcatgcctagatgcgctgaaatcgcacatcatgtactcggtcttggtcctactaagtctgaacccttttgactctaacgtgcgtctccacaactCCAACTTCCTATTTACCCCTGCTCTACTCTCGtccactagcaccacatcatcagcaaagagcatacaccaagggatatcaccttgtatgtcccttgtgacctcatccatcaccaaagcaaataaataagagcTCAATACCGACCCctgatgtaggcctatgttaataggaaagtcagtggtgtcgccACCACAAGTCCGGACAAATAAACAAAGAGCTAGTAGTGCCCAGCATGATACCGAACAAGTCCACAAATAATTTGTCCAACTCCAACCCCAGAAattagaaggaaaaaaaaactacaaagAAGTGAAACCTGAATTTTATTCCTTTATTCCATCAAATAAATCTGAATATAGCCATATCATGCGAAGATATTCTCCCTGCCTGATACTGACTCTGACTTTGGTACTAGATTATAGGAAGTAAAAAGAGCGATCCAAATCCAATAAATCTACTTATACTCAAACCAAGGTACTGGCATGATTGGCCCCCTTGTAAGTCTCTAAAGTAATTTGATACTCCCTCTTCCACCTTCCTTTTTGCGAAATAATTCACTAAACCACCAACCACCTGAAGATGTGTTCACAGGGGTGATAGCTGGAACATCTTCTGTCATAGGCATATCATCAGGGTGAGCTTTGCATCATAATCCCTGCCCCACTAATTAGGGCAAAGAAAATTGCACCCTGCATGGATGAACGAACAACCGCACGGAAGCCCTGACGCAAAGAAAAGATGCCACTAGTAGCCGCACCGGAAAGGATGGAATTCCAATGATCCTCCTTCTGACGCAAGTGTACAAGAGTGCAATCACAAGCTGAGTACATGCCGCACCAAACAGCAAAGCTTCCAGCAACACGTGGAACATTCATGTGCATAGCCTGCAGACCACCAGCAAATCGTGTGCCACTAGGCGCGTTGCGGACACCCTTGACAAAGTGGAAGAAAGAACCCCCAACAGCACCAACGGCAAATCCTGTACCTGCATCatggatgatgcggtttggaCATGGCACCGTAGCCGATAGAGACTCCATAGTAGTTGCTGTCTGACCCTAACCTGAAGGTCTGATCCGTGGTTGTGGACAGAGGAGAAACAATAGAACTTTGGAAAATGTGGCAAAGCAATGTTCACCTGTTTCCCGAACATATGTATATAACACGACTAGACCAACCCCGTTCTCCCAATAGGAAGCTAATAACAATATCTAGTTGGATTCGGTACGGACTAGTAACAAAATTATCGCTACATGTAGCACAAGAAATAAATCATCTGCCAAATCCAAGCGATTTCCAACTTCCACGGAAAGAATAAGAGTCCTACTACACGAAGCACCAAACAAAAATCGAGCAACGAATCGAATGTATTCCAATGTAAATATCCCTTTAGCTTTTTCTCTAAATCTGAAACGAACACATACTGAAGAATACGTAAATCGAGTAAAAATCGCACCTTTTTCCTCACTTATACTCGAATGATGGTATCGGGGTGCTCGGTGTGTCGAAGCTCTCCAGGATCTCCGACTTGCCCCCGCTCGAGCtggccttctcctcctccttcttgcCGAACAGCCCCCCAAACCAGCCACCCGCACCGCCGGAGCTCGCGGCCTCAGGAGGCGCCACGACCAGCGGCGCCTGCGGGAGGCCCGGGAACCCTCCGGGACCCATGGCCGCGGTGAGGTTGGGATCctcggcgggcagcggcgggtTTACCAGGACGCGGTTGAGCATGAGCCCGGCGCCCTCGATGAGGGCAAGGAGGATCCCGCCCATGAGCGCCGACCGCCCCGCGGCCCCCGCGCCCTGGCGCATGGATAGAAAGCCGCCCGTGGCGGCGCCAGCTACGATGGAGTTCCAGGGGTCCTCCTTCTGGCGCGCGTAGACCATGGCGCAGTCGAAGGTGGAGAAGAGGCCGCCCCAGACGGCGAAGCTGCCCCCCACCCGCGGCGCGTTCATGCGCACGGCCTGCGCGCCGCCCGACAGGCGCATCCCGTTGGGGGTGTTGTAGGCGCCCTTGAGGAAGTGGAAGACGGAGCCGCCGACGGCGCCCATCCCGAACGCGCCGCCCACGTCGTCCAGGATCCGGTCCGGGCACGGCTCGCGCGACGTCTCCGGCGTCCCCATGGTCCCCTCCCGGCGCTAGTCGctcagctcctcctccaccggcggcggtggcggcggcggcggcgggagaggaaACCCTAGCACGGAGCTCGGGCCCTGGCGTGGAAAGGAAGTTGGTGCGGAATGGGGGGAAGAGAAGCGGAGCGCCGTCGAAGCCTGGAGAAATTGCTTTGGCTAATTGGCTCACCGAGTGATTAGCGCTATTAGGGTCCCGTCACCGGGCAAGGGCCCAGTGTCATCGACTGCTAGGTCGTGTGGTTACCGACATCACGTCGGGCGAACAGGCCGGTGAGAGATATTTgtagcggcgccggcgacgaggcggcCACCGCCCCAGCGTAGCCCGTAGGCGTGCTGTTAGGTAGGGTTTCAaaaaccggtgctactgtttttgtatttttaaatttagaaacataaaatataaaaaatcagATCTGGTTTACTGTCCCGGACTGGATCGGAAATGGGAAAAAAAATCCGGAAACCGGCGGTTCccgtccggtttttgaaaccctGCTGTTGGGCCGAGCCGGGGAATCATCATTTCTAATAGCCCAATAAAAACTTGGCCCGTTGAGGCCTAGTGTCATGGTCCATACAAAGGCTAGTCACGGCGGCATTTGgccttttttctatttttatattttttaaaaatattttttacagaaatatatttttcgtttcatattttttgtttcacaatttacagttttataccctcATCGGGgcggccgccccctgccgggcggtagggacctatatgtaattaaaatttgagtgctatcgcatggaggcccctaccgcccggtggaagggcggcaggctccccccaatataaaagctgaggtcccccacctgcatttgcagcaaacaacatccatagagggaaAAAAGAGAGACGTGGGGTGAAGGAGGGAGTTGCATGTAATGTTtccattcttccgtactacttataaGCGTCAACTCTCAGAAATCCCCATTTATTTCCCAGGAAGTCacggtatgaaccgtaagcaaatgggtctttggattcacattgaacttcccgtgaagccatttgcgtatggaaccaaaaatcctctctaggggtttatctagactgcactgtcttcgttccaatgctgatagatttactacATAGGAATcacgagtaattctatagaaatcaccgtaatgaacttgaaacgccaccttgctcgacatatctggccatccaaagacttaattttaattaaatcagtttctaaaaccatggtacggcttcaattataaccactaatccgaaccctaaacggttacaattataaaaaacactaatcatagaattaaaaatacaaaaaaattagaatgacaaagttgagaaatattggttacttgcgattcggatccaaaatccgtcagggcttcgctgttgcaactccctccctcaccccacgtctctcccttttccctctatggatgttgtttgctgcaaatgcaggtggGGGGGGGCTCTGCTTTTATAttgggagcctgccgcccccctgccgggcggtcggcctgcctgccgcccctccgccgggcggtaggggtctCCATGCGATagcactcaaattttaattacatataggtccctaccacccggcagggggcggccgccccgcaaacgggcggtaggccccctactgccctcctgccgggcggtaggggtataaaagtgtaaattgtgaaaccaaaaatatatttctgtaaaaaatgtttctaaaaaatagaaaaatagaaaaaacaccgGCATTTGGTTGGGGTTTGAAGTTTCAGACCTATACACAAGTAATGCATCCCATTGAAAGTCAAGATTTTTCACTACAGTCTACAAGGCCACCAAAGTCAGAGACGGTTCGTTGGAGATAATCATCTGATAGGGGATGGAGAGACCACCGGGAGTGGGTGGTGGGGGGAGCGGCCGGCGGTGAGATCACCACCAGCCTGTGGTGGTCGAGGCGGCGGATGTAGAGGGAAAGTCGGGACGGTGGAGGCCCGACAGTGGTGGTGATTTGACAGGCGGCGAGGGTGAGGTGTCGCGAGACCGTCGCCGACCGGGCGGGGCTAAACCCTCAgtgggaggtggccggcggtgagggCAAGAAGAAGGTCATAGCTGCGGTGGCGCGGCAGTGGGTGGTGGGTGGGCaggtgggccgccgccgctggtcgGGGCTGTGGACGAGAGGTGGGGGAgacaggaggaagaagagcgTGAGGGAAGGAAGACGAGAGGTGGGAAGGAGCTTATGCGACTAATCGACTCGCAAACGCGAGTTATCCCCAACAACGCCCTTCATCTTAGGCCGATGAGGCCAATATCTCTCTATCTCTCAGTCGAAAGACTTGCTTGCAGCCTAGCTCGCACGAGAAACAGGCCCATATAGGCCCAGCCTAGAAGATTTCCTCATGATCCctctaaaaaaaactaaaaaatcaGAACCACCAATAAAAGACCCTTCTATATATGGTTATATCTGTTGATTAGTTGTTCGGCCTAGCTCTGTGTGTGTCTAAAACGTGGCATGTTCCTTGTGTTGAGTGTTGACATGAACCTTTCCCTGCATGTAAACACTGAAGGTACCTCTCAACTGACCATTTCTTCAATTGTTGGTGTCGTGCACCCTGGAGATTTTGTTTGAAGGTGTGGgttgtattttcttctttctccagGGTCCTCGTTGTATTTGACACGGGTTAATCCAACTCAGGGCTTCCAGccccttcgcaaaaaaaaagtatctAGGGATGCCACTTGTTGGTGCAATCCGGGCACTTGTACTGCTTGATGTGGTCGGCTCGGGCGGGCGTGATCTTCACGCACTTCCCGTGGTACCACTTCTCGCAGTTATCGCAGCAGATCCAGAATTGGTCCTTGCCGTCATTGTTTCCGCAGGTTCCGCACAGCACAGCACAGGGTGTTGTGTTGCCGTGCTCTtccgcctcctcgtcctcgtcgtcgtcaccGCTCTCTTCTTCATCTCCCAGCAAAAACCAGGCTTACTCCCACAGATTCAGAAAACCCGAGGTGAGTCGTCTGAGCAGGTTCCCGGACTTGACCGGGAATTCATCACGTCCAAAAAAGCAGCATATTCTGACGAGCACTCGCCATCCACACGTAGGAACACCGACGTCGACGGAGTCCAAGAGAGAGAGGCAGAGATATCGATGGTGACGCGAACCCTAGTGATGACAGCAACGGCTGCTGACCTGGAACGTTCCGTTGGCGTTGACCGGGCCAATCGAACGGTCGGGGCAACCTGGGTTGACCTGCGCCGCCGGTGGTGACAGCGCACGCGCGCCGAGACCTTGACAACCAGCAGAGCAGGCCCGCCGGCAAAACAACGGGCAGCTCATGGTTTCGGCGCGGGAGCacgagcgggcgggcggcctcGCCACACGCCGTGAAGCGAAAACCCACCTCGTCGCCCACAGGAAACCATCGCCCCGGCACCGCACCGCGGCGAAGCAATTCGCTGTGCGTGGCTGCGCGGCTTTGCCGCCCGGGCACTTTGCCGGCGGGTATATAAACGCACGCGAGCGCGTCTGCATGGCACCCATCGACCAGCTTTCAGCGGCACAAGATCGAAAAAGCAGAAGGCAGGCTCCAGCCATCATCCGGAGACTTTTTCAGAGCGAGCTCGAGTGGTGAACCTGATCCCAGCAGCTAGCGTCAGGCAGCAAATAGGTCGACCGACATGGGCCGTTGGCTGAAGCCAGATGTACGCATCTGATCGATCGTTCCTCCCTCATGGTGTCGTTAgctagctactccctccgttccaaattataagtcattccaagaatcttggagagtcaaagtttttcaaatttgactaaatttatataaaaagataataatatttatgataccaattaaatatcattagattctttgttagctatattttcatagtatatctatttgacatcgtaaatctttatatttctctctataattttggtcaaactttgagatggtttaactctccaagattcttaaaatgacttataatttggaacggagggagtacctgTTTGTATGGTAGCTAGGTCGCTTCATGGTCTTACGTGCTGGCGTGCTGCTAACCATGGCGTGTTACATTGCAGGTGTACCCGCTGATCGCGGCCATGTCGTTCGTGACGGGGATATGCGTGTTCCAGCTCACCCGGAACGTGCTCATGAACCCGGACGTGCGGGTGAGCAAGAGCAACCGCCAGAGCGCCGTGCTGGACAACGCCGACGAGGGGCAGCGCTACAGCCAGCACGCGTTCCGCCGCTTCCTCAGCACGCAGCGCCCGGAGGTCTTCCCCACGCTCAACCGATTCTTCTCCGAGTCGTCGTCCGCGGGCGACAAGTGATGATCAGATAATCAGACGACGGCGCCGGAGCATTGCTTCGGCCTGCACGCATGTCATCGTGCGCGTGTGAATATTGGTGTGCGGGTGCGTGCGTACGTGCCTCTGGAATCATGATATGGTGGTGTGTGCACAATAAACTTGGGTTTTTGTTGCTCTCGTCTTGTCGTGCGGTTGTGATGTACTTGTGAGGCTCATCCGGCCTGAAAAATTTGTCTCCACgtagttttaaaaaaatttgtctCCACACAAATGGACGAGCTCAGCTAAGGGGCTGTTCGGCTGACAACTTCTGGGCTGATTTCGGCTGAAGTAGCTGGCCCATCAGCCCAGCCGTTCGGCTGAGCGACTCCATCCATCTGTTGGCTGGCACACCACCcttctctccctcttcctctccctctccattaGCTCGCGCGCGCGTAGGATTTCCCCGCACCAGTctcccctcgcgccgccgccgacggccggTGGCGCCCGCCAGCCTTCGTTTCCACCATTTCCTTCACCGTCGGCCAGCTTGCGTCCGTCTCCATCCGCCACCGGACGACAGcaggaggacgccacacccgcCTCGACTCCCCGAAATCGCTCGATCTGGTGGTTGAGCACTGCCGCGTCCGTCGTTCTTGCCGGATCCAGCTATTCCCTCCGCATGCGCACCAAGCACCTCCCCAAATCCGGTACATACACGCGGTCCCCGTCGATTCTCGTATGTGCACGCAGATAGGTTTAGGGTTCCGCCGTCTTCTACTGCTCCTTCATCTCTGGTTTGAACCGACCAGTTTGGGAGACCTCGTTCATCTTGCTCAGCAAAGTTGggccttttctttataaaataggTGTACACTGCTCTTCCAGGGCTCTTCATTTGAGCACCCCATAATAAAATTATCAGATTGTCAGGTGTTAATATGTTGCTTGACTGGGATTGAAATGGCACCCCATACTAAGAGTATCAATTTGATTCTTGAGTTATTGGGACGGTTCCTGCCTTCGTGTTTGTTAGTTGGGACAGGGACAACGATGTGGCCAGCAAAGCTTGCTTGCTTATTCAAAACCTTTATTCAAAAGCTCTGTAATTGCCCCCCTCTGGTTGGATGTAGAGAGCTTGCTCATTACATTGGTGTCATGTGATCCTAATGGTACCATTGGCTATCTGATTATATGGTCATGTTTAAGGTGTTACTTGTATTAATTGCTGGACGAAGACAACAAAAAACAAACATGAGAATTACATGCAGCTCATTGGATAGCCAGAATCAAATAGGGTGATATTAGTCAGTTTATTGAAGTCTGGATCGGTCAACAGCTGACTGGTACTATTACTTTTCAATACATTTGTGTTATTCGTCAAGATCTCAGTAATTTGTACTGCTCCCTTGAAATTCCAGTAATGTACAATTCCATCACATCTCTCTGAACCTCATTTCTTACTTCCATCCTCAGGAAGTCCACCATTCCCTCACGTTTCCATCGGTGACTTCTATGGTTTTCTACACTGGCACCTTCGTCTACGGCTTCCTGCTCACCGCCGGAAGCTACTCAGTACAACTTCCGTGCCAAACGAGCAAAGCGAGAAACCAAGGCAAGTTTACCGTTGTCTCTTTTCGTCTTCTACTACTGCCGTTATGTTTTCTGCTTTTTACCTCTAAACTGTCAgcatgcacccaaacaaaaatTAGCCATTACATGTGCCCACAGATGCCAAGGGATCATGCCCATTGGGAGGAACATGAAGTGAAACTTCTGTTGACCCTTGCTATTCAGGAGAAGGAAAAGTTCAACTGGAACCAGTTCGGATTGACTAGAGAAGGGTGGCACAACATTTATCCGCACTTCCCCCAATATTTGTGCAAACAGATAAACAACAAATTTGACTTTCTGAAACAAAAGTATAGAGCTTGGAAGGGCTCACAAGTGGCCACTGGTCTCGGTCGGAACACCCAAACGGGCGGCATTGATGCTGATCCAGATTACTAGATGGCCCAGGATGGTTCCCAGCCAATTGACGACGACTCTCCACACGCCGGGGTAAGTTTTGTACGTCCTGCAACTATTATCACAAATTCTAGAATTTATTTCATGCTCCATTACCTCACACATGTCTAAAACACTGTGCATTGTAGGAAACAAGTAACGCTGCGGCAGCTCGTGGCAACCCACCGCCTTTCCTGAATGAACTCCATGCCCTGTTTGGCGACCGGAACACCAACACAGGCATTTACTTGTCAGGAGG
This portion of the Panicum virgatum strain AP13 chromosome 2N, P.virgatum_v5, whole genome shotgun sequence genome encodes:
- the LOC120658612 gene encoding mitochondrial import inner membrane translocase subunit TIM17-2-like, with product MGTPETSREPCPDRILDDVGGAFGMGAVGGSVFHFLKGAYNTPNGMRLSGGAQAVRMNAPRVGGSFAVWGGLFSTFDCAMVYARQKEDPWNSIVAGAATGGFLSMRQGAGAAGRSALMGGILLALIEGAGLMLNRVLVNPPLPAEDPNLTAAMGPGGFPGLPQAPLVVAPPEAASSGGAGGWFGGLFGKKEEEKASSSGGKSEILESFDTPSTPIPSFEYK
- the LOC120658642 gene encoding uncharacterized protein LOC120658642, with product MGRWLKPDVYPLIAAMSFVTGICVFQLTRNVLMNPDVRVSKSNRQSAVLDNADEGQRYSQHAFRRFLSTQRPEVFPTLNRFFSESSSAGDK